The following proteins come from a genomic window of Rissa tridactyla isolate bRisTri1 chromosome 13, bRisTri1.patW.cur.20221130, whole genome shotgun sequence:
- the UBE2L3 gene encoding ubiquitin-conjugating enzyme E2 L3, whose amino-acid sequence MAASRRLMKELEEIRKCGMKNFRNIQVDEANLLTWQGLIVPDNPPYDKGAFRIEINFPAEYPFKPPKITFKTKIYHPNIDEKGQVCLPVISAENWKPATKTDQVIQSLIALVNDPQPEHPLRADLAEEYSKDRKKFCKNAEEFTKKYGEKRPVD is encoded by the exons GAGCTTGAAGAAATCCGCAAATGTGGAATGAAAAACTTCCGTAATATCCAGGTTGATGAAGCTAATTTATTGACCTGGCAAGGGCTTATTGTTCCT GACAATCCTCCATACGATAAAGGAGCCTTCAGAATCGAAATCAACTTCCCAGCAGAATATCCATTCAAACCTCCTAAgattacatttaaaacaaagatcTATCACCCTAACATCGATGAAAAGGGGCAGGTTTGTCTGCCAGTAATTAGTGCTGAAAACTGGAAGCCAGCAACCAAAACTGACCAAG TAATCCAGTCCCTCATAGCACTGGTGAATGATCCACAGCCCGAGCATCCCCTCCGGGCTGACCTAGCTGAAGAATACTCTAAGGACCGTAAAAAATTCTGTAAGAACGCTGAAGAGTTTACAAAGAAATATGGTGAAAAGCGACCAGTGGACTAA